The following coding sequences lie in one Chelonia mydas isolate rCheMyd1 chromosome 6, rCheMyd1.pri.v2, whole genome shotgun sequence genomic window:
- the SYT16 gene encoding synaptotagmin-16 isoform X5: MQAKGPGMEASIAHSLSQQTTEGSLQMETAFSNQGFEGNDATDSSSAWSPEEHDGGNSLPAHHSAHEPISKCGDLDVIFDYKASSQKLLVTILEAKDIPDKDRSGVNTWQVHTVLMPSKKQRGKTSIQKGPIPVFKDKMTFNKLEPEKLNSYALRFRLYAVRKMIREQMMGEQLFYLRSLNQEREVKVTLVLEPRSDMSSGDSQISLSATSHSDSASSTQSLSHGGIPELLVGLSYNATTGRLSVEMIKGSHFRNLAVNRPPDTYGKLCLLNSMGQEMSRCKTSIRRGQPNPIYKETFVFQVALFQLSDVTLMISIYNRRSMKRKEMIGWISMGQNSSGEEEQNHWQEMKETKGQQVCRWHTLLES; the protein is encoded by the exons ATGCAAGCCAAAGGCCCTGGAATGGAGGCTAGCATTGCCCATAGCCTTAGCCAACAAACCACAGAAGGGAGCTTGCAAATGGAGACAGCGTTCAGCAACCAGGGATTTGAAGGAAATGACGCAACTGACAGCTCATCAGCTTGGAGCCCTGAG GAACATGATGGAGGGAATAGTCTTCCAGCTCATCACAGCGCCCATGAACCCATTTCTAAATGCGGTGACCTAGACGTCATCTTCGATTATAAGGCCTCAAGCCAAAAGCTGCTGGTAACTATCCTGGAAGCTAAGGATATCCCAGACAAAGACCGCAGTGGTGTGAACACCTGGCAAGTTCACACAGTCCTGATGCCCAGCAAGAAACAGAGGGGAAAGACGAGCATTCAGAAAGGACCCATCCCAGTGTTCAAAGACAAAATGACCTTTAATAAGCTGGAGCCAGAGAAGTTGAATAGCTACGCACTCAGGTTCCGTCTCTATGCAGTGCGCAAAATGATCCGGGAACAGATGATGGGGGAGCAACTGTTTTATCTGAGGAGCCTAAACCAGGAGAGGGAAGTGAAGGTGACACTGGTTTTGGAGCCAAGGAGCGATATGAGC AGCGGAGACTCTCAGATCAGTCTGTCGGCAACCTCTCACAGCGATAGCGCTTCTTCAACACAGTCCCTGTCTCACGGAGGCATAccagagctgctggtgggactgTCGTACAATGCTACTACCGGACGGTTGTCAGTAGAGATGATCAAAGGCAGCCATTTCCGCAACCTTGCTGTAAACAGGCCGCCCG ACACCTATGGAAAGCTCTGCCTTCTCAACTCCATGGGCCAGGAGATGTCTCGTTGCAAGACATCCATCCGTCGAGGCCAACCAAACCCCATCTACAAGGAGACGTTCGTCTTCCAAGTTGCCCTGTTCCAGCTTTCTGACGTCACGCTGATGATCTCCATATACAACCGGCGCAGCATGAAGCGCAAGGAGATGATTGGCTGGATTTCTATGGGTCAGAACAGCAGCGGAGAAGAAGAGCAAAACCACTGGCAAGAAATGAAAGAAACGAAAGGGCAGCAGGTCTGCAGGTGGCATACCTTACTGGAATCCTAa